The proteins below are encoded in one region of Bombus terrestris chromosome 7, iyBomTerr1.2, whole genome shotgun sequence:
- the LOC100650687 gene encoding RNA exonuclease 5 isoform X2: MSTEADQSNANDTDSSEVSMEDNVTRKRPCNEDLNETLLEDSTKKENVGDTEESDTLANKKPRLSGDEYLKLKQELRERKKKLKTIPRFHLKVAGESASLTINVKSENRIPIFLSDIQHLLLYSLHGHHSPYVPARWCHLEKYNRVTHTVVLVVEGLSLYHFMAYESMFPHITSKLEHRVEVVTPTAYGGSVIEDLAAVPITGMQSDKLLKQYGSLEAALQSNSDVIKLLLTVFPMHRDPSTNAEKFKTEYGLPKTDKFPRTLLLLSLCQMVEENYPVPLKGELAKKYGNYIMTKDVYVEANEKSPMFGLDCEMCKTTIGELELTRISLVDESMNVIYDSLVKPDNRIIDYLTQFSGITKEMLEGVTTTLSDVQQTLRKLLPADAILVGQSLNSDLHTLKMMHPYIIDTSVIFNITGDRYRKTKLQILAREFLGERIQESSSGHCSTQDSQASMKLVQLKLANSVDYGDAVLLGRCNMEILKMKPENRTDNQQSLKLEIRKYATSIFKHVTKDKKTAAIVGNGEVMNEYSKYLTSSINIMDDENFDKNDQVRLVVADNNKQAVLRATQIVMEHAFTLCHVRIGQEKLKSDKIEKTFRTVNKWVHKLWQHMAVNGLACVIFAGENNAANGACFLNLKREIPEDYTIRT, from the exons Atg tctACAGAAGCAGATCAGTCAAATGCAAATGATACAGACAGCAGTGAAGTCTCCATGGAAGATAATGTCACACGTAAACGTCCATGTAATGAAGATTTAAATGAAACTCTTTTGGAAGATTCtactaaaaaagaaaatgtaggaGATACAGAAGAATCAGATACACTTGCTAACAAAAAGCCTAG ATTAAGTGGAGACGAGTATCTAAAATTGAAACAGGAATTAAGAGAACGTAAAAAGAAACTTAAAACAATACCTCGATTTCATTTAAAAGTAGCTGGTGAAAGTGCTAGTTTAACTATTAATGTTAAAAGTGAAAACAGGATTCCTATCTTTCTTAGTGATATACaacatttattattgtattcATTACATGGTCATCACTCACCTTATGTGCCAGCAAGATGGTGTCaccttgaaaaatataatagg gtCACACACACTGTGGTTCTTGTTGTTGAAGGGCTTTCGCTGTATCATTTTATGGCTTATGAAAGTATGTTTCCACATATAACATCAAAGTTGGAACATAGGGTAGAAGTTGTAACACCTACAGCATATGGAGGGTCTGTAATAGAGGATCTTGCAGCTGTACCCATAACCGGAATGCAAAGCGATAAATTACTTAAAC aatatgGATCATTAGAGGCTGCATTACAAAGTAACAGcgatgtaataaaattattactaaCTGTTTTCCCAATGCATAGAGATCCATCAACAAATGCAGAAAAGTTTAAAACAGAATATGGCCTCCCAAAGACTGATAAATTCCCCCGTACACTATTACTTCTATCTTTATGTCAAATGGTAGAAGAAAATTATCCTGTCCCATTAAAGGGTGAACTAGCAAAAAA aTACGGAAATTACATAATGACAAAGGATGTTTATGTAGAAGCTAATGAAAAATCTCCAATGTTTGGTCTAGACTGTGAAATGTGTAAAACAACTATTGGAGAATTGGAATTAACGAGAATATCTCTCGTGGATGAAAGTATGAAT GTTATTTATGATAGTCTGGTAAAACCAGATAATCGTATCATTGATTATCTTACTCAATTCAGTGGTATAACAAAAGAAATGTTAGAAGGTGTCACAACTACGTTGTCTGATGTTCAACAAACGTTACGAAAGTTACTTCCCGCAGATGCAATTCTAGTAGGACAAAGTTTAAATTCTGATCTTCATACATTAAAAATGATGCATCCATACATTATTGATACATctgttattttcaatattactgGTGACAG atATCGAAAGACAAAGTTACAAATTTTAGCAAGGGAGTTTCTTGGTGAAAGAATACAAGAAAGTAGTTCTGGTCATTGTTCAACTCAAGATTCACAGGCTTCTATGAAATTAGTGCAATTAAAATTAGCAAATAGTGTGGATTATGGAGATGCTGTGTTACTTGGTCGTTGCAACatggaaatattgaaaatgaaaCCAGAGAATAGGACAGATAATCAGCAATCGTTAAAACTTGAAATACGAAAGTATGCTACATCAATTTTCAAACATGTCACGAAAGATAAAAAAACTGCCGCTATTGTGGGTAACGGAGAAGTTATGAAcgaatattctaaatatttaactTCTTCTATCAACATTATGGATGatgaaaatttcgataaaaacgATCAA GTACGTCTTGTAGTGGCAGACAATAATAAACAAGCCGTCCTGCGAGCTACACAAATAGTCATGGAACATGCCTTTACTTTATGTCATGTTAGGATAggacaagaaaaattaaaaagtgataaaatagaaaagacGTTCCGTACTGTAAATAAATGGGTACATAAATTATGGCAGCACATGGCAGTGAATGGTTTAGCATGTGTTATATTTGCGGGAGAAAATAATGCAGCAAATGGTGCTTGTTTTTTGAATCTGAAGAGAGAAATACCTGAAGATTATACAATACGcacttaa
- the LOC100650687 gene encoding RNA exonuclease 5 isoform X1, with translation MKNLTTKQLQRIEKKKKKMAALLEITKLNDKDREAKMLALKKASTEADQSNANDTDSSEVSMEDNVTRKRPCNEDLNETLLEDSTKKENVGDTEESDTLANKKPRLSGDEYLKLKQELRERKKKLKTIPRFHLKVAGESASLTINVKSENRIPIFLSDIQHLLLYSLHGHHSPYVPARWCHLEKYNRVTHTVVLVVEGLSLYHFMAYESMFPHITSKLEHRVEVVTPTAYGGSVIEDLAAVPITGMQSDKLLKQYGSLEAALQSNSDVIKLLLTVFPMHRDPSTNAEKFKTEYGLPKTDKFPRTLLLLSLCQMVEENYPVPLKGELAKKYGNYIMTKDVYVEANEKSPMFGLDCEMCKTTIGELELTRISLVDESMNVIYDSLVKPDNRIIDYLTQFSGITKEMLEGVTTTLSDVQQTLRKLLPADAILVGQSLNSDLHTLKMMHPYIIDTSVIFNITGDRYRKTKLQILAREFLGERIQESSSGHCSTQDSQASMKLVQLKLANSVDYGDAVLLGRCNMEILKMKPENRTDNQQSLKLEIRKYATSIFKHVTKDKKTAAIVGNGEVMNEYSKYLTSSINIMDDENFDKNDQVRLVVADNNKQAVLRATQIVMEHAFTLCHVRIGQEKLKSDKIEKTFRTVNKWVHKLWQHMAVNGLACVIFAGENNAANGACFLNLKREIPEDYTIRT, from the exons atgaaGAATCTAACAACAAAACAATTACaaagaatagagaaaaagaaaaagaagatggcTGCACTTCTGGAAATAACtaaattaaatgataaagaTAGAGAAGCCAAAATGCTTGCTCTTAAGAAAGCT tctACAGAAGCAGATCAGTCAAATGCAAATGATACAGACAGCAGTGAAGTCTCCATGGAAGATAATGTCACACGTAAACGTCCATGTAATGAAGATTTAAATGAAACTCTTTTGGAAGATTCtactaaaaaagaaaatgtaggaGATACAGAAGAATCAGATACACTTGCTAACAAAAAGCCTAG ATTAAGTGGAGACGAGTATCTAAAATTGAAACAGGAATTAAGAGAACGTAAAAAGAAACTTAAAACAATACCTCGATTTCATTTAAAAGTAGCTGGTGAAAGTGCTAGTTTAACTATTAATGTTAAAAGTGAAAACAGGATTCCTATCTTTCTTAGTGATATACaacatttattattgtattcATTACATGGTCATCACTCACCTTATGTGCCAGCAAGATGGTGTCaccttgaaaaatataatagg gtCACACACACTGTGGTTCTTGTTGTTGAAGGGCTTTCGCTGTATCATTTTATGGCTTATGAAAGTATGTTTCCACATATAACATCAAAGTTGGAACATAGGGTAGAAGTTGTAACACCTACAGCATATGGAGGGTCTGTAATAGAGGATCTTGCAGCTGTACCCATAACCGGAATGCAAAGCGATAAATTACTTAAAC aatatgGATCATTAGAGGCTGCATTACAAAGTAACAGcgatgtaataaaattattactaaCTGTTTTCCCAATGCATAGAGATCCATCAACAAATGCAGAAAAGTTTAAAACAGAATATGGCCTCCCAAAGACTGATAAATTCCCCCGTACACTATTACTTCTATCTTTATGTCAAATGGTAGAAGAAAATTATCCTGTCCCATTAAAGGGTGAACTAGCAAAAAA aTACGGAAATTACATAATGACAAAGGATGTTTATGTAGAAGCTAATGAAAAATCTCCAATGTTTGGTCTAGACTGTGAAATGTGTAAAACAACTATTGGAGAATTGGAATTAACGAGAATATCTCTCGTGGATGAAAGTATGAAT GTTATTTATGATAGTCTGGTAAAACCAGATAATCGTATCATTGATTATCTTACTCAATTCAGTGGTATAACAAAAGAAATGTTAGAAGGTGTCACAACTACGTTGTCTGATGTTCAACAAACGTTACGAAAGTTACTTCCCGCAGATGCAATTCTAGTAGGACAAAGTTTAAATTCTGATCTTCATACATTAAAAATGATGCATCCATACATTATTGATACATctgttattttcaatattactgGTGACAG atATCGAAAGACAAAGTTACAAATTTTAGCAAGGGAGTTTCTTGGTGAAAGAATACAAGAAAGTAGTTCTGGTCATTGTTCAACTCAAGATTCACAGGCTTCTATGAAATTAGTGCAATTAAAATTAGCAAATAGTGTGGATTATGGAGATGCTGTGTTACTTGGTCGTTGCAACatggaaatattgaaaatgaaaCCAGAGAATAGGACAGATAATCAGCAATCGTTAAAACTTGAAATACGAAAGTATGCTACATCAATTTTCAAACATGTCACGAAAGATAAAAAAACTGCCGCTATTGTGGGTAACGGAGAAGTTATGAAcgaatattctaaatatttaactTCTTCTATCAACATTATGGATGatgaaaatttcgataaaaacgATCAA GTACGTCTTGTAGTGGCAGACAATAATAAACAAGCCGTCCTGCGAGCTACACAAATAGTCATGGAACATGCCTTTACTTTATGTCATGTTAGGATAggacaagaaaaattaaaaagtgataaaatagaaaagacGTTCCGTACTGTAAATAAATGGGTACATAAATTATGGCAGCACATGGCAGTGAATGGTTTAGCATGTGTTATATTTGCGGGAGAAAATAATGCAGCAAATGGTGCTTGTTTTTTGAATCTGAAGAGAGAAATACCTGAAGATTATACAATACGcacttaa
- the LOC100650687 gene encoding RNA exonuclease 5 isoform X3, whose product MEDNVTRKRPCNEDLNETLLEDSTKKENVGDTEESDTLANKKPRLSGDEYLKLKQELRERKKKLKTIPRFHLKVAGESASLTINVKSENRIPIFLSDIQHLLLYSLHGHHSPYVPARWCHLEKYNRVTHTVVLVVEGLSLYHFMAYESMFPHITSKLEHRVEVVTPTAYGGSVIEDLAAVPITGMQSDKLLKQYGSLEAALQSNSDVIKLLLTVFPMHRDPSTNAEKFKTEYGLPKTDKFPRTLLLLSLCQMVEENYPVPLKGELAKKYGNYIMTKDVYVEANEKSPMFGLDCEMCKTTIGELELTRISLVDESMNVIYDSLVKPDNRIIDYLTQFSGITKEMLEGVTTTLSDVQQTLRKLLPADAILVGQSLNSDLHTLKMMHPYIIDTSVIFNITGDRYRKTKLQILAREFLGERIQESSSGHCSTQDSQASMKLVQLKLANSVDYGDAVLLGRCNMEILKMKPENRTDNQQSLKLEIRKYATSIFKHVTKDKKTAAIVGNGEVMNEYSKYLTSSINIMDDENFDKNDQVRLVVADNNKQAVLRATQIVMEHAFTLCHVRIGQEKLKSDKIEKTFRTVNKWVHKLWQHMAVNGLACVIFAGENNAANGACFLNLKREIPEDYTIRT is encoded by the exons ATGGAAGATAATGTCACACGTAAACGTCCATGTAATGAAGATTTAAATGAAACTCTTTTGGAAGATTCtactaaaaaagaaaatgtaggaGATACAGAAGAATCAGATACACTTGCTAACAAAAAGCCTAG ATTAAGTGGAGACGAGTATCTAAAATTGAAACAGGAATTAAGAGAACGTAAAAAGAAACTTAAAACAATACCTCGATTTCATTTAAAAGTAGCTGGTGAAAGTGCTAGTTTAACTATTAATGTTAAAAGTGAAAACAGGATTCCTATCTTTCTTAGTGATATACaacatttattattgtattcATTACATGGTCATCACTCACCTTATGTGCCAGCAAGATGGTGTCaccttgaaaaatataatagg gtCACACACACTGTGGTTCTTGTTGTTGAAGGGCTTTCGCTGTATCATTTTATGGCTTATGAAAGTATGTTTCCACATATAACATCAAAGTTGGAACATAGGGTAGAAGTTGTAACACCTACAGCATATGGAGGGTCTGTAATAGAGGATCTTGCAGCTGTACCCATAACCGGAATGCAAAGCGATAAATTACTTAAAC aatatgGATCATTAGAGGCTGCATTACAAAGTAACAGcgatgtaataaaattattactaaCTGTTTTCCCAATGCATAGAGATCCATCAACAAATGCAGAAAAGTTTAAAACAGAATATGGCCTCCCAAAGACTGATAAATTCCCCCGTACACTATTACTTCTATCTTTATGTCAAATGGTAGAAGAAAATTATCCTGTCCCATTAAAGGGTGAACTAGCAAAAAA aTACGGAAATTACATAATGACAAAGGATGTTTATGTAGAAGCTAATGAAAAATCTCCAATGTTTGGTCTAGACTGTGAAATGTGTAAAACAACTATTGGAGAATTGGAATTAACGAGAATATCTCTCGTGGATGAAAGTATGAAT GTTATTTATGATAGTCTGGTAAAACCAGATAATCGTATCATTGATTATCTTACTCAATTCAGTGGTATAACAAAAGAAATGTTAGAAGGTGTCACAACTACGTTGTCTGATGTTCAACAAACGTTACGAAAGTTACTTCCCGCAGATGCAATTCTAGTAGGACAAAGTTTAAATTCTGATCTTCATACATTAAAAATGATGCATCCATACATTATTGATACATctgttattttcaatattactgGTGACAG atATCGAAAGACAAAGTTACAAATTTTAGCAAGGGAGTTTCTTGGTGAAAGAATACAAGAAAGTAGTTCTGGTCATTGTTCAACTCAAGATTCACAGGCTTCTATGAAATTAGTGCAATTAAAATTAGCAAATAGTGTGGATTATGGAGATGCTGTGTTACTTGGTCGTTGCAACatggaaatattgaaaatgaaaCCAGAGAATAGGACAGATAATCAGCAATCGTTAAAACTTGAAATACGAAAGTATGCTACATCAATTTTCAAACATGTCACGAAAGATAAAAAAACTGCCGCTATTGTGGGTAACGGAGAAGTTATGAAcgaatattctaaatatttaactTCTTCTATCAACATTATGGATGatgaaaatttcgataaaaacgATCAA GTACGTCTTGTAGTGGCAGACAATAATAAACAAGCCGTCCTGCGAGCTACACAAATAGTCATGGAACATGCCTTTACTTTATGTCATGTTAGGATAggacaagaaaaattaaaaagtgataaaatagaaaagacGTTCCGTACTGTAAATAAATGGGTACATAAATTATGGCAGCACATGGCAGTGAATGGTTTAGCATGTGTTATATTTGCGGGAGAAAATAATGCAGCAAATGGTGCTTGTTTTTTGAATCTGAAGAGAGAAATACCTGAAGATTATACAATACGcacttaa